In Bacillus sp. NP247, one DNA window encodes the following:
- the dat gene encoding D-amino-acid transaminase — protein sequence MKATHKDWILFNGRIVNTKEEQPMVALEERGLQFGDGIYEVFRLYDGKPHLLDLHLERFFKSMREINIVPPFTKEELVEELHQMIERNQFQEDGNVYLQISRGAQARNHVYEKDLQPTYFANIVSFPRPTATMEQGIKVTIEEDIRWKYCHIKSLNLLPNIMIKNKINEQGYQEAILVRDGAVTEGCHSNFFMVKNNKLITHPADNFILHGITRHYVITLAEALHIEVEEREFSLQEVYEADECFFTATPLEIFPVVQIGDEKFGSGERGPITKKLQAAYEESISLFKVTN from the coding sequence ATGAAAGCTACTCATAAAGATTGGATTTTGTTTAACGGAAGAATTGTAAATACGAAAGAAGAACAGCCGATGGTTGCGTTAGAAGAGCGAGGACTCCAATTTGGTGACGGCATATATGAAGTATTTAGGCTATACGATGGGAAGCCTCATTTATTAGACTTACATTTGGAACGCTTTTTTAAATCTATGAGGGAAATAAATATTGTTCCGCCGTTTACAAAGGAAGAGTTAGTTGAAGAACTTCATCAAATGATTGAAAGAAATCAATTTCAAGAGGATGGGAATGTGTATCTTCAAATATCGCGTGGAGCTCAAGCTCGAAATCATGTGTATGAAAAAGATTTACAACCAACATATTTTGCGAATATTGTTTCGTTTCCAAGACCTACCGCTACTATGGAACAAGGAATAAAGGTTACTATAGAAGAGGATATACGCTGGAAGTACTGTCATATAAAATCTTTAAACCTTCTACCTAATATCATGATTAAAAATAAAATAAACGAGCAAGGGTATCAAGAAGCGATATTAGTACGAGATGGAGCTGTAACAGAAGGGTGTCATTCGAATTTCTTCATGGTGAAAAATAATAAATTAATTACACATCCGGCCGATAATTTCATTCTACACGGCATTACTCGCCACTACGTAATTACATTAGCGGAAGCTTTACATATTGAAGTAGAAGAGCGTGAATTTTCATTGCAAGAAGTATACGAGGCTGATGAATGTTTCTTTACAGCGACACCACTTGAAATATTCCCTGTTGTTCAAATTGGTGATGAGAAGTTTGGAAGCGGCGAAAGAGGACCAATTACGAAAAAACTACAAGCTGCATATGAAGAAAGTATTAGTTTGTTTAAAGTGACAAATTAA
- a CDS encoding nitroreductase family protein, producing MSYEDFKEVIHGRRSVRKFTEQEVSTSDIKEIIDCARYAPSDTNSQTWEFLVIMNREKIKEIEQMTWDALHKLAARAAENGEEKAGKLLTRSFGPYATAFSEAPVLIVCLATPYESKFREKIFDPIAFVPDSVWEEEGIKSSCLAAQNLMLAAHARGLGTCPMTGPVLLAQDELRQYLQIEPQKQINMVISLGFPKDKPKKLSRKEVDEITTFIF from the coding sequence ATGAGTTATGAAGATTTTAAAGAAGTAATTCACGGTAGACGAAGTGTTAGAAAGTTTACAGAACAAGAAGTATCCACTAGTGATATAAAAGAAATTATTGATTGTGCTCGTTATGCACCGAGTGATACGAACTCACAAACGTGGGAGTTCTTGGTCATTATGAATCGAGAGAAAATTAAAGAAATTGAACAAATGACATGGGATGCATTACATAAACTTGCGGCAAGGGCGGCAGAAAATGGAGAAGAAAAAGCAGGTAAGTTATTAACACGTTCATTTGGACCTTATGCAACTGCTTTTTCGGAGGCGCCAGTGTTAATTGTATGTTTAGCAACGCCTTACGAGTCGAAATTTCGTGAAAAGATATTTGACCCAATTGCCTTCGTTCCTGATTCAGTATGGGAAGAGGAAGGAATTAAGAGTAGCTGTTTAGCTGCACAAAACTTAATGTTGGCTGCACATGCGAGAGGACTTGGCACTTGTCCAATGACAGGACCTGTATTATTAGCTCAAGATGAACTGCGACAATATTTACAAATTGAGCCTCAAAAACAAATTAATATGGTAATCTCACTCGGGTTTCCGAAAGATAAGCCGAAGAAACTTTCTCGAAAAGAAGTTGATGAGATTACAACATTTATTTTCTAA